The following coding sequences are from one Azospirillum humicireducens window:
- a CDS encoding formate/nitrite transporter family protein: MNMDSKDVGGWSQPTPQTLDALMPDAIALAAENLGVKKAHYDTPTLFALAVLAGAFIALGGLFATVTMSGAEGMLPYGLTRLLGGLVFSMGLILVIVGGAQLFTGDALMVMAWASGRLHAREMMRVWTTVWIGNFVGAAGTALLVFLSGQYTFGHGAVGASALYFAVAKSSLPTSQAFFLGILCNVLVCLAVWLALGARSVGDKILAITFPVAAFVAAGFEHCVANMYFVPLGLLIEWGAPDSFWADLGRAAPSIPVGHYFVNLAAVTIGNWIGGAVMVGAVYWFIYRRPKLR, encoded by the coding sequence ATGAACATGGACAGCAAGGACGTGGGGGGCTGGAGCCAGCCGACTCCGCAGACTCTCGACGCGCTGATGCCCGACGCCATCGCGCTTGCCGCCGAGAATCTCGGCGTCAAGAAGGCACATTACGACACCCCCACCCTGTTCGCCCTGGCCGTGCTGGCCGGCGCCTTCATCGCGCTGGGGGGCCTGTTCGCCACTGTCACCATGTCGGGGGCGGAGGGCATGCTCCCCTACGGCCTGACCCGGCTGCTGGGCGGGCTGGTCTTCTCCATGGGGCTGATCCTGGTGATCGTCGGCGGCGCACAGCTGTTCACCGGCGACGCGCTGATGGTGATGGCCTGGGCCAGCGGCCGGCTGCATGCCCGCGAGATGATGCGGGTGTGGACCACGGTGTGGATCGGCAACTTCGTCGGCGCCGCCGGCACGGCGCTGCTGGTCTTCCTGTCCGGGCAATACACCTTCGGGCACGGCGCGGTCGGCGCATCGGCGCTGTATTTCGCGGTGGCCAAAAGCTCGCTGCCGACAAGCCAGGCCTTCTTCCTCGGCATCCTCTGCAACGTGCTGGTCTGTCTCGCCGTCTGGTTGGCGCTGGGTGCGCGCAGCGTCGGCGACAAGATCCTGGCGATCACCTTCCCGGTCGCCGCCTTCGTCGCCGCCGGGTTCGAGCACTGCGTCGCCAACATGTATTTCGTCCCGCTCGGCCTGCTGATCGAATGGGGTGCGCCGGACAGCTTCTGGGCCGACCTCGGCCGCGCCGCGCCCTCGATCCCTGTCGGCCACTACTTCGTCAATCTCGCCGCCGTCACCATCGGCAACTGGATCGGCGGTGCGGTCATGGTGGGCGCCGTCTACTGGTTCATCTACCGCCGCCCCAAGCTGCGCTGA
- the eno gene encoding phosphopyruvate hydratase: MSVITEIHAREILDSRGNPTVEVDVALDSGAFGRAAVPSGASTGAHEAVELRDGDKSRFGGKGVLKAVESVNGEIYDALAGLDADDQRGIDLAMIDLDGTENKSRLGANAILGVSLAVARAAAEDAGLPLYRYVGGAFASLLPVPMMNIINGGAHADNPIDIQEFMIMPVGAETGADAIRMGSEIFQSLKKKLKDAGHNTNVGDEGGFAPNIGSTDEALGFVMKAIEAAGYKPGDDVMLALDAASTEFFKNGKYELAGEGKSLSPEQMVAYWSDLVDRFPIISIEDGMAEDDWEGWKALTDAIGNKVQLVGDDLFVTNPKRLAQGIRQGVANSILVKVNQIGTLSETLEAVDMAHKAGYTAVLSHRSGETEDSTIADLAVATNCGQIKTGSLSRSDRLAKYNQLIRIEEQLGVAARFAGRGILKA; the protein is encoded by the coding sequence ATGAGCGTCATCACCGAGATTCACGCCCGCGAAATCCTGGACAGCCGCGGCAACCCGACCGTTGAAGTCGACGTTGCGCTGGACAGCGGCGCCTTCGGCCGCGCCGCGGTTCCGTCGGGCGCCTCCACCGGCGCCCACGAGGCGGTCGAGCTGCGCGATGGCGACAAGAGCCGCTTCGGCGGCAAGGGCGTGCTGAAGGCGGTCGAGTCCGTCAACGGCGAGATCTATGACGCGCTGGCCGGCCTCGACGCCGACGACCAGCGCGGCATCGACCTTGCGATGATCGACCTGGACGGCACCGAGAACAAGAGCCGCCTCGGCGCCAACGCCATCCTGGGCGTGTCGCTGGCGGTCGCCCGCGCCGCGGCCGAGGATGCCGGCCTGCCGCTCTACCGCTATGTCGGCGGCGCCTTCGCCTCGCTGCTGCCGGTGCCGATGATGAACATCATCAACGGCGGCGCCCATGCCGACAACCCCATCGACATCCAGGAATTCATGATCATGCCGGTGGGCGCCGAGACCGGCGCCGACGCCATCCGCATGGGCTCCGAGATCTTCCAGTCGCTGAAGAAGAAGCTGAAGGACGCCGGCCACAACACCAATGTCGGCGACGAGGGCGGCTTCGCTCCCAACATCGGCTCGACCGACGAGGCGCTCGGCTTCGTCATGAAGGCGATCGAGGCCGCCGGCTACAAGCCGGGCGACGACGTCATGCTGGCGCTCGACGCCGCCTCGACCGAGTTCTTCAAGAACGGCAAGTATGAGCTGGCCGGCGAGGGCAAGTCGCTGTCGCCGGAGCAGATGGTCGCCTACTGGTCCGATCTGGTCGACCGCTTCCCGATCATCTCGATCGAGGACGGCATGGCCGAGGACGATTGGGAGGGCTGGAAGGCGCTGACCGACGCCATCGGCAACAAGGTGCAGCTGGTCGGCGACGACCTGTTCGTCACCAACCCCAAGCGTCTGGCCCAGGGCATCCGCCAAGGTGTCGCCAACTCGATCCTGGTGAAGGTGAACCAGATCGGCACGCTGTCGGAGACGCTGGAAGCGGTCGACATGGCGCACAAGGCCGGCTACACCGCCGTGCTGTCGCACCGTTCGGGCGAGACCGAGGACAGCACCATCGCCGACCTCGCCGTCGCCACCAACTGCGGCCAGATCAAGACCGGCTCGCTGAGCCGCTCGGACCGTCTGGCCAAGTACAACCAGCTGATCCGCATCGAGGAGCAGCTCGGCGTCGCAGCCCGCTTCGCCGGCCGCGGCATTCTGAAGGCCTGA